The DNA region GCTACCGGCGCGAAACGGGCAATCGGCATGGAGACGAAGCGATCGAAGACGCCCGAGCGGATGTCCTCGGAGAGCTGGACTCCCATGGCGACCGAGGAGGTGAGCACGATCTGCACCAGCACGCCGGGGATCAGCGTGGGCAGGTAGGCGTCCAGGCTGCCCGCGATCGCCTTGCCGAACACGCTGCCGAACAGCAGCGGCCCCACGATCGGCAGCAGCACGGCGTCGTAGAGCAGTTGCGGGCTGTGCCGGAAGGTCAGCAGGCCGCGCTGGGCCATGAACAGCGACTGCGCCAGGCCGGCGCGCAGGCCGACGTGAGTGATGCGCGGCCGCCGCGCGATCCGCGCGGTGGGGTGCACGAGCACCGGGGTATCGGACAGGATGGTCATGCGGTCCGCCTTTCGGCCGGAGGCGAGGTGCGGGCCGGGCGCCGGGTGAGCGCCAGGAACACCGAATTCAGGTCGGGGCGTTCGACCCCGAAGCCGCGCAGGCGGATTCCGCTGTCGCGGCAGGAGGCGACGATGTCGGCGGCGGTGCCGACATCGGTGAGCGGCACTGTCAGGGTGGCGGGATTGTCGCCGTGCAATGGCGTTGTGCCGGTGAGCCTTTCGACGGCGGCATCGGCCAGCGGGCGTTGCGCCGGATCGGCCAGATCGATCCGCAGCATCTCCTCGCCGATGGAGGACTTCAACTCCCCCGCCGTGCCCTCGGCCACCACCGTGCCGTGGTCGATGACGGCGATCCGATCGGCGAGGGCGTCGGCCTCCTCGAGGTACTGCGTGGTGAGCAGGATCGTCGCGCCGCGCCCGACCAGCCCGCGCACCACCGACCACATGCGCTCGCGGGTGTGCGGGTCCAGCCCGGTGGTCGG from Nocardia tengchongensis includes:
- a CDS encoding ATP-binding cassette domain-containing protein, with amino-acid sequence MSGEIAIETRGLGKSFGTMTAVDAVDLDVAAGTVFALLGPNGAGKTTTVRMLATLSRPSRGTATVFGYDIVGQATAVRSMIGLTGQYAAVDENLTAWENLRLFGRLLGLGRRAAQDRAAELLDDFELTEAAQRRVGSFSGGMRRRLDLAATLITVPPLIFLDEPTTGLDPHTRERMWSVVRGLVGRGATILLTTQYLEEADALADRIAVIDHGTVVAEGTAGELKSSIGEEMLRIDLADPAQRPLADAAVERLTGTTPLHGDNPATLTVPLTDVGTAADIVASCRDSGIRLRGFGVERPDLNSVFLALTRRPARTSPPAERRTA